A portion of the Edaphobacter lichenicola genome contains these proteins:
- a CDS encoding glucuronyl esterase domain-containing protein, protein MSLRARFLSFVLITPALTLHAQTQPATPKTPPDVVAGIPVNYDEAKVGTYVLPDPLKLDNGKPVRDAATWYSKRRPEIVEMFETQQYGRAPGRPPGESFEVVDKGTPALNGKAIRKQVTIYLNKDKQDKTGPSIDLLIYLPAAAHKPVPMLLSINFGAVQNAVDDPGIKPETVWDPKTNTRIAPSSGHNFGHIDAEALIDAGIGVATFYYGDVDPDYPAGFSNGIRARYLKPGQTERAPDEWGTISAWAWGMSRVEDYFETDKSIDAKRVAIHGISRLGKTVMWAGAHDQRFAAVIESCSGEGGAALSHRDYGETIAHLTAPSRYPYQFAANYAKYGGFPDKAPMDANLLIALIAPRPLLLQTGNTDYWSDPKGEFLAAVAAGPVYKLLGKEDLGTDIWPSAKQPIFHDLSYCMHDGGHGMVPSDWQIYIEFLKKTLHPEQ, encoded by the coding sequence ATGTCCCTCAGAGCTCGATTTCTGTCCTTCGTCCTCATCACTCCCGCCCTGACGCTGCACGCGCAGACGCAGCCCGCAACACCCAAGACACCCCCCGACGTCGTAGCCGGCATTCCCGTCAACTACGACGAAGCGAAGGTCGGAACTTACGTCTTACCTGACCCGCTCAAGCTAGACAACGGAAAGCCCGTCCGCGATGCCGCCACCTGGTACTCCAAACGACGTCCCGAGATCGTCGAGATGTTCGAGACCCAGCAATATGGTCGAGCACCGGGCCGTCCTCCGGGCGAGAGCTTCGAAGTCGTCGACAAGGGAACGCCCGCGCTCAACGGCAAAGCGATTCGCAAACAAGTCACCATCTATCTCAACAAAGACAAGCAAGACAAGACCGGCCCATCGATCGATCTACTCATCTATCTCCCCGCCGCAGCGCACAAGCCCGTACCGATGCTGTTGAGCATCAACTTTGGCGCCGTACAAAACGCGGTCGATGATCCCGGAATCAAACCCGAGACCGTCTGGGATCCGAAGACCAACACCCGCATAGCTCCGTCGTCGGGCCACAACTTCGGTCACATCGACGCCGAAGCCCTGATCGATGCTGGCATCGGTGTCGCGACCTTCTACTACGGCGACGTCGATCCAGACTATCCCGCAGGCTTTTCAAATGGCATTCGCGCTCGCTACCTCAAGCCGGGACAGACCGAACGAGCACCCGATGAGTGGGGCACCATCTCAGCCTGGGCCTGGGGAATGAGCCGCGTCGAAGACTACTTCGAAACCGACAAGAGTATCGATGCGAAGCGTGTCGCCATTCACGGCATCTCGCGCCTCGGAAAGACCGTCATGTGGGCAGGAGCGCACGATCAGCGCTTCGCCGCCGTCATCGAAAGCTGTTCCGGCGAAGGTGGTGCCGCGCTCAGTCACCGCGACTACGGCGAGACCATCGCCCACCTCACCGCTCCCAGCCGCTACCCGTATCAATTCGCAGCCAACTACGCGAAGTACGGTGGCTTCCCCGACAAGGCACCCATGGACGCCAACCTTCTGATCGCGTTGATCGCTCCACGCCCACTCCTGCTGCAGACCGGAAACACGGACTACTGGTCCGATCCCAAAGGAGAATTCCTCGCCGCGGTCGCCGCCGGGCCGGTCTACAAGCTCTTAGGAAAAGAGGACCTAGGCACAGACATCTGGCCTTCAGCCAAACAACCGATATTCCACGACCTCAGCTACTGCATGCACGACGGTGGTCACGGCATGGTCCCCTCAGATTGGCAGATCTACATTGAGTTTCTAAAGAAGACACTCCATCCAGAGCAATAA